The following proteins are co-located in the Leucoraja erinacea ecotype New England chromosome 27, Leri_hhj_1, whole genome shotgun sequence genome:
- the LOC129710375 gene encoding phosphoethanolamine/phosphocholine phosphatase-like — MNKFLIVFDFDETIIQHNSDYVILKCNPDQSLPEELLRPRDEECWSEYMGKVFQYLGETGVKEETMRKVLAETPLTKEMLTLFQFLRKSPDLFECVIISDANTFFINSILQANDLSTAFQKIYTNPSCFDNKNTFTISPYHSHVCEQCPINMCKRQILHDHLVRRAEEEVEFDKIFYVGDGTNDFCPSVDLTTTDVIFPRKNYPLDRLISEFKMTEPSAIQAQVVPWESGEDILLFLEDCAGR; from the coding sequence ATGAATAAGTTTCTGATTGTATTTGATTTTGATGAAACCATCATTCAACACAACAGTGACTATGTCATCCTCAAATGTAACCCAGACCAAAGTCTTCCAGAAGAATTACTGCGGCCTCGGGATGAAGAATGTTGGAGTGAATATATGGGCAAGGTATTCCAGTATCTAGGAGAGACGGGGGTCAAAGAAGAAACCATGAGAAAGGTTTTAGCAGAAACCCCACTTACAAAAGAGATGCTAACCCTATTTCAGTTCCTTAGGAAGTCCCCAGATTTATTTGAATGTGTTATTATCTCAGATGCCAACACCTTCTTTATCAATAGCATTCTTCAAGCAAATGACCTATCCACCGCTTTCCAGAAAATATACACAAATCCTTCGTGCTTTGATAACAAAAATACCTTCACAATCAGTCCTTACCATTCCCATGTGTGTGAGCAGTGTCCCATTAACATGTGCAAGAGACAGATCCTGCATGATCACCTCGTACGACGTGCTGAAGAGGAAGTTGAATTTGATAAAATCTTCTACGTTGGAGACGGCACCAATGACTTCTGCCCTTCTGTAGATTTGACGACAACTGATGTCATCTTCCCAAGGAAGAACTATCCATTGGATAGGTTGATCTCCGAGTTCAAAATGACAGAACCATCTGCAATTCAAGCCCAAGTCGTTCCCTGGGAGTCTGGAGAAGATATATTGCTTTTCCTTGAGGATTGCGCAGGGAGATAA